The Thermanaerovibrio acidaminovorans DSM 6589 genome contains a region encoding:
- a CDS encoding [LysW]-aminoadipate kinase, translating into MLGVVKIGGARGNRYDHLVRELSARVLRGERWILVHGASGRMEELCASRGVEVRIVCSPSGYTSRYVGPVEREIFEEAAFHMSHLVSSMLRSSGVEPAIVTPAEGERKDCLRSVEGGRVRILRDNYSGRVTRVDPQPIRRLLELSKVPVIPPLAMCQGLFINVDGDRLAAQVAAAVGAQGLVILSNVPGLMRDLEDPNSVLPMASLEEWDLVESLAAGNMKRKVLAAREALGAGVQRVILADGRLEEPLAGALEGRGTVLCSAPCTVAAASS; encoded by the coding sequence ATGCTTGGAGTGGTGAAGATAGGAGGGGCCCGGGGTAACCGGTATGACCACCTGGTACGGGAGCTTTCCGCCCGGGTCCTCAGGGGGGAGCGGTGGATCCTGGTGCACGGCGCCAGCGGAAGGATGGAGGAGCTCTGTGCCTCGAGGGGGGTGGAGGTCCGGATCGTGTGCAGCCCGTCGGGCTACACCAGCCGGTACGTGGGCCCGGTGGAGAGGGAGATCTTCGAGGAGGCGGCGTTCCACATGTCCCACCTGGTCTCCTCCATGCTGAGGTCAAGCGGGGTGGAGCCCGCCATAGTGACTCCCGCCGAGGGGGAGCGGAAGGATTGCCTCCGCTCCGTAGAGGGGGGGCGGGTCCGGATCCTCCGGGACAACTACAGCGGCCGGGTGACCCGGGTGGACCCCCAGCCCATTCGAAGGCTACTCGAGTTGTCCAAGGTGCCGGTGATACCCCCCCTGGCCATGTGTCAGGGGCTCTTCATAAACGTGGACGGGGACCGGCTGGCCGCCCAGGTGGCCGCCGCGGTGGGGGCCCAGGGGCTGGTGATCCTCTCCAACGTGCCGGGTCTCATGAGGGACCTGGAGGATCCTAACAGCGTCCTTCCCATGGCCAGCCTGGAGGAGTGGGACCTGGTGGAGTCCCTGGCGGCGGGGAACATGAAGCGCAAGGTCCTGGCGGCCCGGGAGGCCCTGGGGGCGGGGGTACAGAGGGTGATCCTGGCGGATGGCCGCCTGGAGGAGCCCCTTGCGGGGGCGTTGGAGGGAAGGGGGACGGTGCTTTGCTCAGCTCCATGTACGGTAGCCGCGGCGTCCAGCTAG
- a CDS encoding citrate/2-methylcitrate synthase, with product MVVALATRVAPDRIEIDGEPIGEFIRRGDPAEMWFRMIQGRTPSQEESAVFGAILCSMADHGDTPPSTQAARLVASSGSPMQCSLAAALLAFGDHHAGAIERAMELFSSCVRDREIPSVVADRFISRGRRVPGFGHRVHREDPRVRPLVEVGSALTHRPHLSFFLGVQDHLRSAKGIVGNVDGVCGALLLDLGFPPSAGRAVFFCGRIPGLVSWILREGELGPFRPYRLVPSEEVAPCIA from the coding sequence ATGGTGGTAGCCTTGGCAACCCGGGTAGCTCCTGACCGCATAGAGATAGACGGGGAACCCATAGGGGAGTTCATCCGGCGGGGGGATCCGGCGGAGATGTGGTTCAGGATGATCCAGGGCAGGACCCCCTCCCAGGAGGAGTCGGCGGTCTTTGGGGCCATCCTCTGTTCCATGGCGGACCACGGGGACACCCCGCCCAGCACCCAGGCGGCCCGGCTGGTGGCCTCGTCTGGGTCCCCCATGCAGTGTTCCCTGGCGGCGGCCCTCCTTGCCTTCGGGGATCATCACGCGGGGGCCATCGAGAGGGCCATGGAGCTCTTCTCATCCTGCGTGAGGGACCGGGAGATCCCTTCGGTGGTGGCGGACCGTTTCATCTCCCGGGGACGTCGGGTGCCCGGGTTCGGGCACCGGGTTCACCGGGAGGACCCCAGGGTTCGCCCCCTGGTGGAGGTGGGATCCGCCCTGACGCACCGGCCACATCTGAGCTTCTTCCTGGGAGTGCAGGATCATCTCAGGTCCGCCAAGGGCATAGTGGGCAACGTGGACGGGGTTTGCGGGGCGCTGCTCCTTGACCTGGGCTTCCCCCCCTCGGCGGGCCGGGCGGTCTTCTTCTGCGGCCGTATACCGGGGCTCGTCTCCTGGATACTCCGGGAGGGGGAGCTGGGCCCCTTCAGGCCCTATAGGCTTGTCCCCTCCGAGGAGGTGGCGCCATGTATCGCGTAG
- a CDS encoding amidohydrolase produces MFALKAIVNGRIWTMSAGEIPGGTILLDRGRIVAVGSSVEVPPGAEVIDVSGAVVTPGFIDAHTHAGICEEGVPEDPDPVNDATDPITMGLRALDAINPSDEAFRNALSSGVTCVNVVPGSANVVGGTGAVVKTWGSTMEDMLVLSHSGMKAALGENPMRVHGRKDRLPSTRMGNAYCLRKALQDAVDYRERKRSAAEKGEHFSLDLGFENMLPVLEGRVPLRVHCHRADDICTAVRVCEEFKVPFTLEHGTEGHLVVELLASKGVSVAVGPTQSSKSKIELRNKGWETLVAFSRAGVRFCMITDHPVIPIETLQVAVSLAVRHGLEPLEALRAVTIRAAEHLGLAHRMGSIQEGKDGDLVVWDGDPTDVRVAPRMVFVEGRLVYEA; encoded by the coding sequence GTGTTCGCCTTGAAGGCCATTGTGAACGGACGGATATGGACCATGAGCGCCGGGGAGATACCCGGTGGAACCATCCTGTTGGACCGGGGCAGGATCGTGGCGGTGGGGTCCTCGGTGGAGGTGCCCCCCGGGGCGGAGGTGATAGACGTCTCCGGTGCGGTGGTGACCCCGGGCTTCATCGACGCCCACACCCACGCGGGCATATGCGAGGAGGGGGTCCCGGAGGATCCGGATCCGGTCAACGACGCCACCGATCCCATCACCATGGGCCTTCGGGCCCTGGACGCCATAAACCCCTCCGACGAGGCGTTCCGCAACGCCCTATCGTCCGGGGTGACCTGCGTCAACGTGGTGCCCGGGAGCGCCAACGTGGTGGGGGGTACCGGGGCGGTGGTGAAGACCTGGGGCTCCACCATGGAGGACATGCTGGTCCTGTCCCACTCGGGGATGAAGGCCGCCCTGGGGGAGAACCCCATGCGGGTTCACGGCAGGAAGGACCGGCTCCCGTCCACCCGGATGGGAAACGCTTATTGTCTCAGGAAGGCCCTGCAGGATGCGGTGGACTACCGGGAGCGCAAGAGGTCCGCGGCGGAGAAGGGGGAGCACTTTTCCCTGGACCTTGGGTTCGAGAACATGCTTCCCGTGTTGGAGGGGAGGGTTCCCTTGAGGGTCCACTGTCACCGGGCGGACGACATATGCACCGCCGTCCGGGTGTGTGAGGAGTTCAAGGTGCCCTTTACGTTGGAGCACGGCACCGAGGGGCACCTGGTGGTGGAGCTGCTGGCCTCCAAGGGGGTCAGCGTGGCGGTGGGGCCCACCCAGTCGTCCAAGAGCAAGATAGAGCTGAGGAACAAGGGGTGGGAGACCCTAGTGGCCTTCAGCCGGGCTGGGGTCCGGTTCTGCATGATAACCGACCACCCGGTGATCCCCATAGAGACGCTGCAGGTGGCGGTCTCCCTGGCGGTGAGGCACGGCCTTGAGCCCCTGGAGGCCCTTAGGGCGGTTACGATCCGGGCGGCGGAGCACCTGGGTCTTGCCCACCGGATGGGGTCCATCCAGGAGGGCAAGGACGGGGACCTGGTGGTTTGGGACGGGGACCCCACGGACGTGAGGGTGGCCCCCCGGATGGTCTTCGTGGAGGGTCGGTTGGTTTACGAAGCGTAA
- the pcp gene encoding pyroglutamyl-peptidase I, translating to MRHVLLTGFDPFGGERVNPALEAVRCLDGRVIAGAVVRAVEVPTVRFKCVERVRSAIAELDPLLVISVGQAGGRAEITPERVAINVDDFRIKDNEGNQPVDEVVDPKGPAAYFSTLPIKAMVDAMRRAHIPASVSNTAGTFVCNHLFYGLMRHLHLEGNVRRGGFVHIPYLPEQAARLSGQPSMGLDCVLTGLEAGIAAALECGEDKPITGGTEC from the coding sequence ATGAGACACGTGTTGCTGACCGGATTCGACCCCTTCGGTGGGGAGAGGGTGAACCCCGCCCTTGAGGCGGTGAGGTGTCTGGACGGCAGGGTCATCGCCGGTGCCGTGGTGAGGGCGGTGGAGGTGCCCACCGTCAGGTTCAAGTGCGTTGAGAGGGTCAGATCCGCCATAGCGGAGCTGGACCCTTTGCTGGTGATATCCGTGGGCCAGGCGGGGGGGAGGGCGGAGATAACCCCCGAGAGGGTGGCCATAAACGTGGACGATTTCAGGATAAAGGACAACGAGGGGAACCAGCCGGTGGATGAGGTGGTGGATCCAAAGGGCCCCGCCGCATACTTCTCCACCCTGCCGATAAAGGCCATGGTGGATGCCATGAGAAGGGCCCACATCCCCGCATCGGTGTCCAACACCGCGGGCACATTCGTGTGCAACCACCTGTTCTACGGCCTCATGAGGCACCTCCACCTGGAGGGCAACGTGAGGCGCGGCGGCTTCGTCCACATCCCGTACCTTCCGGAGCAGGCCGCAAGGCTGTCGGGTCAGCCCAGCATGGGGCTGGATTGCGTCCTAACGGGCCTTGAGGCGGGGATCGCCGCCGCCCTGGAGTGCGGGGAGGACAAGCCCATAACTGGCGGAACCGAGTGCTGA
- the argC gene encoding N-acetyl-gamma-glutamyl-phosphate reductase, which translates to MYRVAIMGASGLAGGEILRILANHGGFRVSLVTSASSTGRPVRQAHPHLAYAYRDLTFSPEEAVLEGEWDLIFLALPHRKSAPWIRRLMPLLEGGRRLVDLSGDFRLRDTEAHRRWYGEDPAEDLRGAFVYGLPELHREEIRFASLVSGVGCNATAATLAALPLVRSGLSEAVLQWWFECRVGSSEGGSVPNEGGMHVFRSRTMRVVSCFSHRHLGEVSQELRIPEEAMSLTVTSVEMVRGVQCLLSAPLREPLTEGDLWRALRSAYGTEPFVDLCPPRPGHMRLPDPRLVLGSNRALVGFSLSDDRRRLLVGCAIDNLMKGAAGTAVQCANLMFRLPEEQGLIMPPAYPA; encoded by the coding sequence ATGTATCGCGTAGCCATCATGGGGGCCTCCGGCCTGGCCGGGGGAGAGATACTAAGGATCCTGGCCAACCATGGGGGCTTCCGGGTCTCCCTGGTCACCTCCGCCTCGTCGACGGGCAGGCCGGTCAGGCAGGCCCATCCTCACCTGGCCTACGCCTACCGGGACCTCACCTTCTCCCCCGAGGAGGCGGTGTTGGAGGGTGAATGGGACCTGATCTTCCTTGCCCTTCCCCATCGCAAGAGCGCTCCCTGGATCCGGCGCCTGATGCCCCTCCTGGAGGGGGGGCGCAGGCTGGTGGATCTATCGGGGGACTTCCGGCTTAGGGACACCGAGGCCCACCGCCGCTGGTACGGGGAGGACCCGGCGGAGGACCTCCGGGGGGCCTTCGTCTACGGCCTGCCGGAGCTTCATCGGGAGGAGATTCGGTTCGCCTCCCTGGTGAGCGGCGTGGGGTGCAACGCCACCGCCGCCACCCTGGCGGCCCTCCCCCTGGTCCGATCGGGCCTCTCGGAGGCGGTCCTGCAGTGGTGGTTCGAGTGTAGGGTCGGATCCTCTGAGGGGGGGAGCGTCCCCAACGAGGGGGGGATGCACGTTTTCCGGAGCCGGACCATGCGGGTGGTCTCCTGCTTCTCCCACCGGCACCTGGGGGAGGTGAGCCAGGAGCTCCGGATCCCCGAGGAAGCCATGTCCCTCACGGTCACCTCGGTGGAGATGGTCCGGGGGGTCCAGTGCCTTCTTAGCGCCCCCTTGAGGGAGCCCCTGACGGAGGGGGACCTCTGGCGGGCCCTGAGGTCCGCCTACGGGACGGAGCCCTTCGTGGACCTGTGCCCTCCCCGCCCGGGGCACATGAGGCTACCGGATCCCCGGCTGGTGCTGGGGAGCAACCGGGCCCTGGTGGGGTTCTCACTGAGCGACGACCGGCGGCGGCTCCTGGTGGGTTGCGCCATCGACAACCTGATGAAGGGGGCGGCGGGCACCGCGGTCCAGTGCGCCAACCTGATGTTCCGCCTGCCGGAGGAGCAGGGGCTCATAATGCCCCCCGCTTATCCCGCCTAG
- a CDS encoding RimK family alpha-L-glutamate ligase, with protein MELLVIYTRLRVEEKLLHQRAQELGVPSRLVDATHWVLGGDLDVPSGGVALCRAISHGQNETIARCLESRGIRVSNPPEVMARCGNKMLTALALDAEGIPQPRWRVALSPEGAMEAVGDLGFPAVLKPLCGSWGRLLAKVNDRDALEAVVEHKHQLGVNHQTYFIQEYVEKGGFDVRAFVVGGRPVAAIRRSSPHWITNTARGGEASNVPVDVEMYRLLEGVQRAIGGDFLAVDLFRSDRGWLVNEVNDGGEFKNSIGPTGVDIPGLIVRHLLDLK; from the coding sequence GTGGAGCTCCTGGTGATCTACACCCGGCTCAGGGTGGAGGAGAAGCTGCTCCACCAGCGGGCCCAGGAGCTGGGCGTACCCTCCCGGCTGGTGGACGCCACCCACTGGGTGCTGGGCGGGGACCTGGACGTGCCTTCCGGGGGGGTGGCCCTCTGCAGGGCCATATCCCACGGGCAGAACGAGACCATCGCCCGGTGCCTGGAGTCCCGGGGGATAAGGGTGTCGAACCCGCCAGAGGTGATGGCCCGGTGCGGGAACAAGATGCTTACCGCCCTGGCGCTGGACGCGGAGGGGATCCCCCAGCCTAGGTGGCGGGTGGCCCTCTCCCCCGAGGGGGCCATGGAGGCGGTGGGGGACCTGGGGTTCCCGGCGGTCCTCAAACCCCTCTGCGGAAGCTGGGGAAGGCTTCTGGCCAAGGTGAACGACCGGGATGCGCTGGAGGCGGTGGTGGAGCACAAGCACCAGCTGGGGGTGAACCACCAGACCTACTTCATCCAGGAGTACGTGGAGAAGGGGGGCTTCGACGTTCGGGCCTTCGTGGTGGGTGGACGTCCCGTGGCGGCCATAAGGCGCAGTAGCCCCCACTGGATAACCAACACCGCCCGGGGAGGAGAGGCCTCCAACGTGCCGGTGGACGTGGAGATGTATCGTCTCCTGGAGGGGGTCCAGCGGGCCATCGGGGGGGACTTCCTGGCGGTGGACCTGTTCCGATCCGATCGCGGGTGGCTGGTCAATGAGGTCAACGACGGAGGGGAGTTCAAGAACTCCATAGGCCCCACCGGTGTGGACATACCGGGCCTCATAGTGAGGCACCTCTTGGATCTGAAATAG
- a CDS encoding DUF979 domain-containing protein: MKLTVDHMYLLTGLVLLAFSARSFLDGGNRKRLGNGLFWGVYGLTFLLGGLVPNRVIGFMVVLLAALGSFDMMGRGSYGETTREERMARAAAMGNRIFLPALIIPLVTFGVAKFTSLGALVGLGLGTVVGFVAAALMLREGPLVSVEEGRRLIDAISWSAILSQFLAALGFLFDKAGVGAVVAGMVSSVVPHGSRLAAVVAYCVGMALFTMVMGNAFAAFAVITTGIGIPMVVMQGADPSVAGVIGMLSGYCGTLMTPMAANFNVVPAALLEIRDKNRVIVAQVPVALAMLVANVVLMYTLAF; the protein is encoded by the coding sequence TTGAAGCTCACGGTGGATCACATGTACCTTCTGACCGGCCTGGTTCTGCTTGCCTTCTCAGCCCGGTCCTTCCTGGATGGGGGCAACCGGAAGAGGCTGGGGAACGGCCTCTTCTGGGGCGTCTACGGCCTCACGTTCCTTCTGGGTGGCCTGGTGCCGAACCGGGTGATCGGGTTCATGGTGGTGCTACTGGCGGCGCTGGGTAGCTTCGACATGATGGGGCGGGGCTCTTACGGCGAGACCACCCGGGAGGAGAGGATGGCCCGGGCGGCGGCGATGGGTAACCGGATCTTCCTGCCAGCGCTGATCATTCCCCTGGTCACCTTCGGGGTGGCCAAGTTCACCTCCCTTGGGGCCCTGGTCGGCCTCGGGTTAGGCACCGTGGTGGGTTTCGTGGCCGCCGCCCTCATGCTTCGGGAGGGGCCCCTGGTGTCGGTGGAGGAGGGTAGGAGGCTCATAGACGCCATCAGCTGGTCCGCCATACTGTCCCAGTTCCTAGCCGCCCTAGGCTTCCTGTTCGATAAGGCGGGGGTGGGGGCGGTGGTGGCTGGCATGGTCTCCTCGGTGGTGCCCCATGGGAGCCGGTTGGCCGCGGTGGTGGCCTATTGCGTTGGCATGGCCCTGTTCACCATGGTGATGGGCAACGCCTTTGCCGCCTTCGCGGTCATAACCACCGGCATAGGGATACCCATGGTGGTGATGCAGGGGGCGGATCCGTCGGTGGCGGGGGTCATAGGCATGCTTTCCGGCTACTGCGGGACCCTGATGACCCCCATGGCGGCCAACTTCAACGTGGTTCCCGCGGCCCTGTTGGAGATCCGGGACAAGAACCGGGTCATCGTGGCCCAGGTGCCTGTGGCCCTGGCCATGCTGGTGGCCAACGTGGTTCTCATGTACACCCTGGCGTTCTGA
- a CDS encoding aspartate aminotransferase family protein gives MLSSMYGSRGVQLVSGRLGRVVDREGREYVDWFTAHGAALFGHQDPQLVQALKGAAEGLWTVGAGFDHPSRRALEEEVERCLPGRRFFVCNSGTEAVECALKLCIALRPGRTRLIAARRAFHGRTLGALSLTFNPKYRSKFDPFLCRVEHLPPERIPEAIDDRVAAVFLEPVQGEGGVHPLDAELGRRITRAAAEHQAILVADEVQTGMGRCGRMMASHLVGLEPQVVCLAKGLAGGFPCGMVLWDRDLGDFSPGLHGSTYGGNPLACSLAALSMGRIRSGEHLEACRIMEAFRRELAGAGLDVQVRGLGTMTGVEVPVDSSGIVKSLQSAGLLALQAGPRVVRFLPSIKVTGEDAEMALDLFIRSLRGAS, from the coding sequence TTGCTCAGCTCCATGTACGGTAGCCGCGGCGTCCAGCTAGTCTCCGGAAGGCTCGGCCGGGTGGTGGACCGGGAGGGGCGGGAGTACGTGGACTGGTTCACCGCCCACGGGGCCGCCCTCTTCGGCCACCAGGACCCCCAGCTGGTCCAGGCCCTCAAGGGGGCGGCGGAGGGGCTTTGGACCGTGGGGGCCGGCTTCGATCATCCGAGCCGGAGGGCCCTGGAGGAGGAGGTGGAGAGGTGCCTGCCCGGGAGGCGGTTCTTCGTCTGCAACAGTGGGACCGAGGCGGTGGAGTGCGCCCTGAAGCTATGTATCGCCCTAAGGCCCGGCAGGACCCGATTGATAGCCGCCAGGAGGGCCTTCCACGGGAGGACCCTGGGGGCCCTCTCCCTCACCTTCAACCCAAAGTACAGGTCCAAGTTCGACCCCTTCCTGTGTAGGGTGGAGCACCTTCCCCCGGAGCGGATACCGGAGGCCATAGATGACCGGGTGGCGGCGGTCTTCCTGGAGCCCGTCCAGGGGGAGGGGGGAGTTCACCCCCTGGACGCGGAGCTGGGCAGGCGGATCACCCGGGCCGCGGCGGAGCACCAAGCCATCCTGGTGGCCGACGAGGTCCAGACCGGCATGGGACGCTGTGGTCGGATGATGGCCAGCCACCTGGTGGGACTTGAGCCCCAGGTGGTGTGCCTGGCCAAGGGGCTTGCGGGGGGCTTCCCATGCGGCATGGTCCTCTGGGACCGGGATCTGGGGGACTTCTCCCCGGGGCTACACGGCTCCACCTACGGGGGCAATCCCCTTGCCTGTTCGCTGGCTGCCCTGTCCATGGGGCGGATCCGCTCCGGGGAGCACCTGGAAGCGTGTCGGATCATGGAGGCCTTCCGGCGGGAGCTGGCGGGGGCTGGGTTGGACGTCCAGGTGAGGGGCCTTGGGACCATGACCGGTGTGGAGGTCCCGGTGGACTCCTCCGGGATCGTGAAGTCCCTCCAGTCCGCGGGGCTCCTGGCCCTCCAGGCGGGGCCCCGGGTGGTCCGGTTCCTCCCCTCCATAAAAGTCACCGGGGAGGACGCGGAGATGGCCCTGGACCTGTTCATCCGGTCCTTGAGGGGGGCGTCCTGA
- a CDS encoding bifunctional UDP-sugar hydrolase/5'-nucleotidase, with protein sequence MRRRFLRPVWGVAVLLLLLLGVMAEASQLTILHVNDTHGHAWPFDVSDGPSVGGFAPLSTLVDRIRREVESKGGHVILLHAGDFNTGVPESDQSDAMPDIVAMNMIRFDAATLGNHEFDKPREVLKRQLDFARFPVVNANLVDSMGFNPLKPYVVKDFGDVSVAIYGLLTPETAQLEPVHLKGWTLEDPVGVSRRLVPRLKNRARVVIALTHLGWSDDPSLPGTSRALAEARIPGLDVIVDGHSHTLFKEAPTIGHTTVVQAGDWGRYLGRLDLTIEDGRITRRSWRAIPVNLKRAVGPGGGKRVFEFLEGEIPSDPKVEAALDYFKRVGRERLDAVVGRTRVLLDGERERVRSMDTNLTNLVADAMRWKVGADVALLNGGAVRASISPGDVTYRDVLTVLPFGSTLYVVELTGEQLKRVLDFAVTVPAGKGGWPHFSNLTLRRGASGAQDVRVGGKPLDMGARYRLVTFNYLALGGDGYQVLKELKGYDTGFVDAAVLAEFMGTQGEISGWDGSQRYVP encoded by the coding sequence TTGAGGAGAAGGTTTCTGCGGCCCGTATGGGGTGTGGCGGTTCTTCTGTTGCTGTTGCTTGGAGTTATGGCGGAGGCGTCCCAGCTGACCATACTGCACGTCAACGATACCCATGGTCATGCGTGGCCCTTCGATGTCAGCGACGGTCCGTCGGTGGGGGGATTCGCCCCGCTGAGCACCCTGGTGGACCGGATACGGCGGGAGGTGGAGTCCAAGGGGGGGCACGTGATCTTGCTTCACGCCGGGGACTTCAACACCGGGGTGCCCGAGTCGGATCAGAGCGACGCCATGCCGGACATAGTGGCCATGAACATGATCCGCTTCGACGCGGCTACCCTGGGTAACCACGAGTTTGACAAGCCAAGGGAGGTGTTGAAACGCCAGCTGGACTTTGCCCGGTTCCCGGTGGTCAACGCGAACCTGGTGGATTCCATGGGGTTCAACCCCTTGAAGCCCTACGTTGTGAAGGACTTTGGGGACGTGTCGGTGGCCATATACGGTCTTCTGACCCCTGAGACCGCCCAGCTGGAGCCGGTGCACCTCAAGGGGTGGACCCTGGAGGACCCGGTGGGGGTGTCCCGCCGGCTGGTGCCCAGGCTCAAGAACCGGGCCCGGGTGGTGATCGCCCTGACGCACCTGGGCTGGTCCGACGATCCGTCCCTTCCCGGCACCTCCCGGGCCCTGGCGGAGGCCCGGATACCGGGCCTGGACGTGATCGTGGACGGCCATTCCCACACCCTCTTCAAGGAGGCCCCCACCATAGGGCACACCACGGTGGTCCAGGCGGGGGACTGGGGCAGGTACCTGGGACGGCTGGACCTAACCATCGAGGATGGGAGGATAACCCGCAGGTCCTGGCGGGCCATCCCGGTGAACCTCAAGAGGGCGGTGGGACCAGGGGGCGGCAAGCGGGTCTTCGAGTTTCTGGAGGGGGAGATACCGTCGGATCCCAAGGTGGAGGCCGCCCTGGACTACTTCAAGCGGGTGGGCCGGGAGAGGCTGGATGCGGTGGTTGGAAGGACCAGGGTGCTACTCGATGGGGAGCGGGAGCGGGTGAGGTCCATGGACACCAACCTGACCAACCTGGTGGCGGACGCCATGAGGTGGAAGGTGGGGGCGGACGTGGCGCTCCTGAACGGAGGGGCGGTGAGGGCCTCCATATCCCCCGGGGACGTGACCTACCGGGACGTGCTCACCGTGCTCCCCTTCGGCAGCACCCTCTACGTGGTGGAGCTCACCGGGGAGCAGCTCAAGCGGGTGCTGGACTTCGCGGTGACGGTCCCCGCCGGCAAGGGGGGCTGGCCTCACTTCTCCAACCTCACGCTTCGCAGGGGAGCCTCGGGGGCCCAGGACGTGAGGGTGGGGGGCAAGCCCCTGGACATGGGGGCCAGGTATCGGCTGGTGACGTTCAACTACCTGGCCCTGGGTGGGGACGGCTACCAGGTCCTCAAGGAGCTGAAGGGTTACGACACCGGGTTCGTGGACGCGGCGGTGCTGGCGGAGTTCATGGGTACCCAGGGGGAGATATCCGGCTGGGACGGGTCTCAGCGGTACGTGCCCTGA